In one Brienomyrus brachyistius isolate T26 chromosome 7, BBRACH_0.4, whole genome shotgun sequence genomic region, the following are encoded:
- the LOC125746104 gene encoding actin-related protein 2/3 complex subunit 5-like protein, translating into MCVCVCVSAHAGTQAAARSTREPRSPRLYPRSVPYRIAATPDCGTYSRPPGLRARPPARMARNTLSSRFRRVDIDEYDENKFVDDQDEAAEHLGPDSAEVDNLIRNGDMMTAFHIALRNPPFNTKNPAVKERAQAIVLKVLTSFRAGDIEQAVRSLDRNGVDLLMKYIYRGFEKPSDNSSAILLQWHEKAFAVGGLGSIVRVLTSRKTV; encoded by the exons atgtgtgtgtgtgtttgtgtaagtGCGCACGCAGGGACCCAGGCAGCCGCTCGCAGCACTCGGGAGCCGCGCTCTCCCCGGCTCTATCCGCGATCAGTGCCGTACCGGATCGCCGCTACGCCCGACTGCGGCACCTACTCTCGGCCGCCCGGGCTCAGAGCACGGCCACCGGCCCGAATGGCGAGGAACACGCTGTCGTCGCGGTTTCGCAGGGTGGACATCGACGAGTACGACGAAAACAAATTCGTGGACGATCAGGATGAGGCGGCGGAGCACCTCGGACCGGACTCCGCGGAGGTGGACAACCTGATCAGGAA TGGGGACATGATGACCGCCTTCCACATCGCCCTGAGGAACCCTCCGTTCAACACGAAGAACCCGGCTGTTAAG GAGCGCGCCCAGGCCATTGTGCTGAAGGTGCTGACGTCATTCAGGGCTGGTGACATTGAGCAAGCCGTCCGCTCGCTGGACAGGAATGGCGTGGACCTGCTTATGAAGTACATCTACAGGGGCTTCGAGAAGCCCTCCGACAACAGCAGTGCCATCCTGCTGCAGTGGCATGAGAAG GCCTTTGCAGTTGGCGGCTTAGGGTCCATCGTCCGGGTTCTCACCTCCAGGAAAACCGTCTGA